In Gimesia sp., the following are encoded in one genomic region:
- a CDS encoding aldehyde dehydrogenase family protein, whose translation MIQQQPHVSEAAAPAVAQALLDLTTDDSPRSLPLEERMRLTRECLSCLSTVAQEWVELSCQAKRIPEGSLVRAEEVLAGPVSVARYLQVLLLSFESIAQKGAPPLPGTPVESTTGLTRVPVFPASGIYDSLVFYGLKAEAWLNRSDGKRGLFDLSVLENHALPLTLVLGAGNVSAIPATDVLTKILQDGERVLLKMNPVNEYLQSVFEQAFQPLIAAGLLRIVCGDSSTGASLVEQPVFERIHITGSTQTHDAIVWGATADERSTRKEENQPRLQVPITSELGNVSPWIVVPGEYSEKQLRFQAENVVASIVNNASFNCLATKLIVTAAHWKQRDRFLALVEERLSRIPPRYAYYPGAADRWARFAGELPPDEDYLPWKLMRDADPRESPHLFQEESFVCVCAETALGGDSAVEFLERAVSFVNEEVWGTLCATITVPDRFRKQQADQLEQAIARLNYGAVAINHWPALNYAFMTTPWGGAPGADLRDVASGIGNVHNTYFLADVDKTVLFGPLTLIPHPVWFASHPQPEAVGWRLFDLYTRPSLGSLMKVGLSVVKP comes from the coding sequence ATGATTCAGCAACAACCTCACGTCTCTGAAGCAGCAGCGCCTGCGGTTGCGCAGGCACTGCTGGATCTGACGACAGACGATTCCCCACGCTCGCTCCCGCTGGAGGAGCGGATGCGGTTGACACGTGAATGCCTCTCCTGCCTGTCAACGGTAGCGCAGGAGTGGGTAGAACTCTCCTGCCAAGCCAAACGGATTCCTGAAGGGAGCCTGGTTCGTGCAGAGGAGGTGCTGGCGGGACCGGTCTCAGTAGCCCGTTACCTGCAGGTTCTGCTTTTGAGCTTCGAGTCCATCGCACAAAAGGGAGCACCCCCACTGCCGGGAACACCGGTAGAGTCGACGACGGGGCTGACACGCGTCCCCGTGTTTCCTGCGTCTGGCATTTATGATTCCCTGGTCTTTTACGGACTGAAAGCGGAGGCCTGGTTAAATCGTTCTGACGGTAAGCGTGGGCTGTTCGACCTGTCTGTTTTGGAGAATCATGCTCTGCCTTTGACCCTGGTGCTGGGGGCGGGAAATGTTTCCGCGATTCCTGCGACGGATGTGTTAACGAAGATCCTGCAGGATGGAGAACGGGTTCTACTGAAAATGAATCCGGTCAATGAATATTTACAGTCGGTGTTTGAGCAGGCCTTTCAACCGTTGATCGCTGCGGGGCTCTTGCGGATTGTCTGTGGTGACAGCAGCACCGGCGCATCACTGGTCGAGCAGCCGGTGTTCGAGCGAATCCATATTACCGGCTCGACGCAGACGCACGATGCGATCGTCTGGGGCGCGACTGCTGACGAACGCAGTACGCGAAAGGAAGAGAATCAGCCGCGTCTGCAGGTGCCGATTACCAGTGAACTGGGAAATGTCTCTCCGTGGATTGTGGTTCCTGGCGAGTATTCTGAAAAGCAGCTGCGATTCCAGGCGGAAAATGTGGTTGCCTCGATTGTGAATAATGCTTCGTTCAACTGCCTGGCCACCAAGCTGATTGTCACTGCGGCTCATTGGAAACAGCGCGACCGTTTTCTGGCACTAGTTGAAGAACGGCTGTCACGGATACCGCCCCGCTATGCTTATTATCCGGGAGCAGCAGATCGCTGGGCACGCTTTGCCGGTGAGTTGCCTCCTGATGAAGATTATCTGCCGTGGAAACTCATGCGCGATGCGGATCCCCGTGAATCGCCTCACCTGTTTCAGGAAGAGTCGTTTGTCTGCGTCTGTGCGGAGACGGCACTCGGGGGAGATTCAGCGGTTGAGTTTCTGGAACGCGCCGTTTCGTTTGTGAACGAGGAGGTCTGGGGGACACTCTGTGCCACAATCACGGTCCCGGACCGGTTTCGCAAGCAGCAGGCAGATCAACTGGAGCAGGCGATTGCCCGGTTGAATTATGGTGCGGTTGCGATCAACCACTGGCCGGCATTGAATTATGCGTTCATGACAACCCCCTGGGGTGGGGCTCCTGGGGCCGATCTGCGGGATGTCGCCAGCGGGATCGGAAATGTGCACAATACCTACTTCCTGGCCGATGTGGATAAAACGGTTCTGTTCGGGCCGCTGACTTTGATCCCGCATCCGGTCTGGTTTGCTTCGCATCCCCAGCCGGAAGCGGTGGGCTGGCGATTGTTTGATTTGTATACCCGACCTTCGCTGGGTAGTTTGATGAAGGTCGGGCTCTCTGTGGTGAAGCCTTAG
- a CDS encoding parallel beta-helix domain-containing protein — translation MNMLSRPGTRVHFVLLLCLWTGLVCLTTVSSTYAAAPRELKPAIYTFSPGPEFQFEFQERLIEAVPGDILELKAGTYHLHSGLNLVTDNVTIRGAGQDKTILSFKNQRDGSFGLLASGDNLVLENFAVEDTSHNAIKVLGAENVTFRGVRTEWTDGPKTTNGAYGLYPVQCRNVLIENCIAIGAADAGIYVGQSTDVVVRGSRAEANVAGIEIENTINADVYDNVVTNNTGGLLVFDLPGLPQKNGRHVRAFRNHIFKNNLANFAPKGNMVASVPAGSGVLIMATDEVEVFENRIEDNRSFSVSVVSFLIYGKKLKDPHYDPFPEQVYIHDNTIKGGGTDPDGELGLLLKSIVGTPLPAIVYDGVTAPSQQKGEQAAKTRSLTLANNGEVGFLNIDFSNLTPANIATGKYRPSGDLAPFEGTQESLKPVKLKPHGAPELSQNTTLNVYYDAPRKLSELKLFKGNGADQQPAAGVIPYDLITTLFTDYTSKHRFIRLPPGKQISYQKSGVLEFPVGTMLIKTFAYPKDMRDPQAGERLLETRVEFLESTGWYGYSYIWNDAQTDAELSLGGGEVEVDWIHADGQPRSTQHLVPNANQCLSCHSHHDKYVPIGPTAANLNRMFDYAHGTENQLAYLKRNDLIKDCPEPAAIERLPAFADARSGNVNERVRAYLSVNCGHCHSPGGNARTTGLDLRYLQQDPAKIGVWKTPVAAGRGSGGRSYDIVPGAPEKSILMHRLQSNDLAARMPNIGNRIVHQEAVKLIRQWISEMEATNDEAAQ, via the coding sequence ATGAATATGCTTTCTCGCCCGGGCACTCGAGTTCACTTCGTTTTGTTGTTGTGTCTGTGGACCGGTCTGGTCTGCCTGACCACTGTCTCTTCCACATATGCGGCCGCGCCGAGAGAACTGAAGCCGGCCATATACACGTTCAGTCCGGGGCCTGAGTTTCAGTTTGAATTCCAGGAACGACTGATCGAAGCGGTGCCGGGAGATATCCTGGAACTGAAAGCGGGGACTTACCATCTACATTCGGGGCTGAACCTGGTGACGGATAATGTCACGATCCGGGGGGCGGGCCAGGATAAGACGATTCTCTCTTTTAAAAACCAGCGGGACGGGAGTTTTGGTTTACTGGCCAGTGGCGATAACCTGGTGCTGGAAAATTTTGCTGTCGAAGATACGAGCCATAATGCGATCAAAGTCCTGGGGGCGGAGAACGTAACCTTTCGCGGGGTGCGTACCGAGTGGACCGACGGACCGAAAACAACCAATGGCGCGTATGGCCTCTACCCGGTTCAGTGCAGGAACGTGTTAATTGAGAACTGTATCGCGATTGGAGCCGCGGATGCGGGGATCTATGTGGGGCAGTCGACTGATGTGGTCGTACGCGGTTCCCGCGCGGAAGCGAATGTGGCGGGGATTGAAATCGAGAATACGATTAACGCCGACGTATATGACAATGTCGTCACGAACAATACGGGTGGTCTGCTGGTGTTCGATCTGCCGGGACTGCCTCAGAAGAACGGACGTCATGTGCGGGCGTTTCGGAATCATATTTTCAAGAATAATCTGGCCAACTTCGCCCCGAAAGGGAACATGGTGGCTTCCGTGCCCGCGGGGTCGGGGGTGCTGATCATGGCGACCGACGAGGTCGAAGTGTTTGAGAATCGGATCGAGGACAATCGCTCCTTCAGCGTGTCAGTCGTCAGTTTTCTGATCTATGGCAAGAAGCTGAAAGATCCGCATTACGATCCATTTCCGGAGCAGGTTTACATTCACGACAACACGATCAAAGGGGGAGGCACCGATCCGGACGGCGAACTGGGACTGCTGCTGAAATCGATCGTGGGGACGCCTCTGCCCGCGATTGTCTATGACGGCGTGACAGCTCCCTCTCAACAGAAGGGGGAGCAGGCAGCGAAAACAAGAAGCCTCACACTGGCTAACAACGGAGAGGTTGGATTTCTGAATATCGATTTCAGTAATCTGACGCCTGCGAATATTGCGACAGGCAAATACCGTCCGAGTGGGGATCTGGCACCGTTTGAAGGCACGCAAGAGTCACTGAAGCCGGTCAAACTCAAGCCACATGGGGCTCCCGAGCTTTCGCAGAACACTACCTTGAACGTGTATTACGATGCACCCCGCAAACTCTCTGAATTGAAACTGTTCAAGGGAAACGGAGCTGATCAGCAGCCGGCTGCCGGTGTGATTCCTTATGACTTAATCACGACTTTGTTTACTGATTATACTTCCAAGCACCGGTTCATTCGACTCCCGCCGGGGAAGCAGATCAGTTATCAGAAGTCGGGTGTGCTTGAGTTTCCGGTGGGCACGATGCTGATCAAAACGTTTGCCTATCCCAAAGATATGCGCGACCCGCAGGCGGGGGAACGACTGCTGGAAACGCGAGTCGAATTTCTGGAATCGACCGGCTGGTATGGTTACTCCTATATCTGGAATGATGCGCAGACTGACGCCGAGTTAAGTCTGGGAGGGGGTGAAGTCGAAGTCGACTGGATTCATGCAGACGGCCAGCCACGTTCGACGCAGCATCTGGTGCCGAATGCAAATCAGTGTCTGAGTTGTCACAGTCATCACGATAAGTACGTCCCCATCGGACCAACGGCCGCGAATCTGAACCGGATGTTTGATTATGCTCACGGAACTGAGAATCAGCTGGCCTATCTAAAACGGAATGATCTGATCAAGGATTGCCCAGAGCCTGCTGCGATTGAGCGACTGCCGGCTTTTGCTGATGCCCGCTCGGGTAATGTCAACGAGCGGGTGCGGGCATATCTCTCGGTGAATTGCGGACACTGTCACAGTCCCGGTGGGAACGCACGAACCACGGGGCTTGATCTGCGGTACCTGCAACAGGATCCTGCGAAGATTGGTGTCTGGAAAACACCTGTGGCGGCAGGACGGGGTTCCGGTGGACGGAGCTACGACATCGTTCCCGGTGCGCCGGAGAAATCGATTCTGATGCATCGTCTGCAGTCAAACGATCTGGCTGCACGAATGCCCAACATTGGAAACCGGATTGTGCATCAGGAAGCGGTTAAGCTGATTCGGCAGTGGATCAGTGAAATGGAAGCGACGAACGACGAAGCTGCGCAGTAG